A single region of the Chrysoperla carnea chromosome 5, inChrCarn1.1, whole genome shotgun sequence genome encodes:
- the LOC123300791 gene encoding zinc finger protein 271-like, with product MVLLINYTEMSKEFYSNNDEMDEDIDETQIVENDKTKIEIELQTGLILIDGLTNIENGEQILKKEKIKIEQELNLQLVDCNDEEISKEFYSNHDEMDENIDEMLKKSKIKIEQALHSELILKHEDFDEMFNRCESENDEMLKEIHTNTQKELFSCDVCNQKFNKKTSLKIHRRVHSGEKPYSCNICNKTFREKSNLAVHERRHTGEKPYSCEIYDKTFVAVGDLCNHKKIHKGKKPHACDVCDQKFRTSTKLTYHKRTHTGEKPYVCDVCDNAFTSNGNLVRHKRIHTGERPYSCNVCNKKFTHSESMVRHKLVHSGEKPHSCNICNKTFRDKCYAARHMLGHTGEKRYSCNICNKTFRDKCYVAKHKLRHTGEKRYSCNICNKTFREKSNLAVHERRHTGEKPYSCEICDKTFAAAGDLITHKKIHTGKKAHACDVCDKKFKSRYNLSSHKRTHTGETPYSCDVCNKSYRYSGDLVVHKRTHTQEKPFKCEICDQKFTSNLLLLRHKRIHTAEEYFDCDVCGKIFYRKEHLDTHKRTHTGERPHSCNVCNKTFTQHSSLNIHKRTHTGEKPYTCDVCDKAFSLKHTLTKHKRTHLGDKPYCCYVCHRTFSMKINFVKHRRIHSDQTPYACEDCDRIFTNKNELNDHKHLNVIILINK from the exons atg gttttgttaattaattataccgaaatgtcaaaagaattttactcaaataatgATGAAATGGATGAGGATATTGATGAAACACAAATAGTTGAAaatgacaaaacaaaaattgaaatagagTTACAAACAGGACTAATTTTAATTGATGGAttaacaaatattgaaaatggtgaacaaatattgaaaaaagaaaaaattaaaattgaacaagagttaaatttacaattagTTGATTGCAATGACGAAGAAATATcaaaagaattttattcaaaCCATGATGAAATGGATGAGAATATTGATGAGatgttgaaaaaatcaaaaattaaaattgaacaagCTTTACATtcggaattaattttaaaacatgaagATTTCGACGAAATGTTTAACAGATGTGAATCAGAAAATGATGAAATGTTAAAAGAAATTCACACAAATACACAAAAAGAGCTTTTTTCGTGTGATGTTTGTAaccaaaaattcaacaaaaaaactaGCTTGAAAATACATAGACGAGTTCATTCTGGAGAGAAAccttattcttgtaatatttgtaataaaacattcagAGAAAAATCTAATCTTGCTGTACATGAACGAAGACATACCGGCGAAAAACCCTATTCATgtgaaatttatgataaaacatTCGTTGCTGTTGGTGATCTAtgtaaccataaaaaaattcataaaggtAAAAAGCCGCAtgcatgtgatgtttgtgaccAAAAGTTCAGAACTAGTACCAAATTAACTtatcataaacgaactcatacaggAGAAAAACCTTACGTGTGTGATGTATGTGATAACGCATTCACCAGCAACGGCAATTTAGTTAGACATAAACGAATCCATACAGGAGAAAGACCTTATTCTtgtaatgtttgtaataaaaaattcactcaTTCTGAGAGTATGGTTAGACATAAACTTGTTCATTCTGGAGAAAAACCTcattcttgtaatatttgtaataaaacattcagAGATAAATGTTATGCTGCTAGACATATGCTAGGGCATACCGGAGAAAAAcgttattcttgtaatatttgtaataaaacattcagAGATAAATGTTATGTTGCTAAACATAAGCTAAGACATACCGGAGAAAAAcgttattcttgtaatatttgtaataaaacattcagAGAAAAATCTAATCTTGCTGTACATGAACGAAGACATACCGGCGAAAAACCctattcatgtgaaatttgtgataaaacattcgCTGCTGCTGGTGATCtaattacacataaaaaaattcatacagGAAAAAAGGCGCAtgcatgtgatgtttgtgataaaaaattcaaatccagGTACAATTTAAGTAGTCACAAACGAACTCATACCGGAGAAACACCTTactcatgtgatgtttgtaataaatcataCAGATATAGTGGTGATTTAGTTGTACATAAACGAACACATACTCaagaaaaaccttttaaatgtgaaatttgtgatcaaaaatttacttcgaatttacttttattgagacacaaacgaattcatacagcagaagaatattttgattgtGATGTTTGTGGTAAAATATTCTACCGTAAAGAACATTTAGATACTCATAAAAGAACTCATACGGGAGAAAGACCTCATTCATgcaatgtttgtaataaaacatttactcagcaCAGCAGCCTAAATATACACAAACGAACTCATACAGGAGAGAAGCCATAtacatgtgatgtttgtgataaagCATTCAGTCTGAAGCATACTTTAACTAAGCATAAACGAACGCATTTAGGAGACAAGCCATATTGTTGTTATGTTTGTCATAGAACATTTAGCatgaaaataaactttgtaAAACATAGAAGAATTCATAGTGATCAAACTCCATATGCGTGTGAAGATTGCGacagaatatttacaaataaaaacgaaTTGAATGATCATAAACatctaaatgttattattttaattaacaaataa